One stretch of Amycolatopsis sp. NBC_00345 DNA includes these proteins:
- a CDS encoding AraC family transcriptional regulator — protein sequence MDVFSDLIRGVRAHGSLFGSSTLSTPWALHFVDGAPLTLCTVVTGAGWIVPEHGRPEPLRARETIIVRGPATFSFVDEVGTQAELVACGEFCATPDQGGTRHRLGWNDPGYDCGGVPDANGGGATTLIVGAYPVRGEISRRLLDALPVVLRADECDTTDAVLDNLAAEVAVDAPGQQVVLDRLLDWMLVCTLREWFDRPGGEPPAWWAAQRDPVVGDALSLLHAEPAAPWTVAALADRTGVSRSTLAKRFADLVGEPPLTYLTRWRMTLAADLLVEQSGTVADIARTVGYADPFGFSAAFKRVRGVNPSEFRRTVSSQ from the coding sequence GTGGACGTGTTCAGTGACTTGATCCGCGGGGTGCGGGCCCACGGCTCGTTGTTCGGCAGCTCGACCCTGTCCACGCCGTGGGCGCTGCACTTCGTGGACGGCGCGCCGCTGACGCTGTGCACCGTGGTGACCGGGGCGGGCTGGATCGTGCCGGAGCACGGCCGGCCCGAGCCGCTTCGCGCCCGCGAGACGATCATCGTGCGCGGCCCCGCGACGTTCAGCTTCGTCGACGAGGTCGGCACCCAGGCCGAACTGGTGGCGTGCGGCGAATTCTGCGCGACGCCCGACCAAGGCGGCACCCGGCACCGGCTCGGCTGGAACGATCCCGGCTACGACTGCGGTGGTGTGCCCGACGCCAACGGTGGCGGCGCGACAACCCTGATCGTCGGCGCGTACCCGGTGCGCGGCGAGATCAGCCGCCGTCTGCTGGACGCGCTGCCCGTCGTGCTGCGCGCGGACGAATGCGACACGACCGATGCCGTGCTGGACAACCTCGCCGCCGAGGTCGCGGTCGACGCACCCGGCCAGCAGGTGGTCCTCGACCGGCTGCTGGACTGGATGCTGGTCTGCACGCTGCGCGAATGGTTCGACCGCCCCGGCGGCGAGCCCCCGGCCTGGTGGGCCGCCCAGCGCGACCCGGTGGTCGGCGACGCGCTGAGCCTGCTGCACGCCGAACCGGCGGCCCCGTGGACCGTCGCCGCGCTGGCCGATCGCACCGGGGTGTCGCGTTCGACGCTGGCCAAGCGCTTCGCCGACCTGGTGGGCGAACCGCCGCTGACCTACCTCACCCGCTGGCGCATGACCCTCGCGGCGGACCTGCTGGTCGAGCAGTCGGGGACCGTGGCGGACATCGCCCGCACCGTGGGCTACGCCGATCCGTTCGGTTTCAGCGCGGCGTTCAAACGGGTCCGGGGCGTCAATCCGAGCGAGTTCCGGCGCACTGTCAGCTCGCAGTGA
- a CDS encoding response regulator transcription factor, with protein sequence MRVLVVEDEPYLADAIRDGLRLEAIAADVAGDGDTAQELLSINAYDIAVLDRDIPGPSGDEIARGIVASGSGLPIIMLTAADRLDDKASGFELGADDYLTKPFELRELVLRLRALDRRRGHSRPPVREIAGLRLDPFRREVYRDGRYVALTRKQFAVLEVLVADEGGVVSAEELLERAWDGNADPFTNAVRITVSALRKRLGEPWLIATVPGVGYRIDAGGGDRD encoded by the coding sequence ATGCGTGTGCTGGTGGTCGAGGATGAGCCCTACCTGGCAGACGCCATCCGCGACGGGTTGCGCCTGGAGGCGATCGCCGCCGACGTCGCCGGTGACGGGGACACCGCGCAGGAACTGTTGAGCATCAACGCCTACGACATCGCCGTCCTCGACCGCGACATCCCCGGCCCGTCCGGTGACGAGATCGCCCGGGGCATCGTCGCCTCCGGCAGCGGCCTGCCGATCATCATGCTCACCGCCGCCGACCGGCTCGACGACAAGGCCTCCGGCTTCGAGCTGGGCGCCGACGACTACCTCACGAAGCCGTTCGAACTCCGGGAGCTCGTGCTGCGGCTCAGAGCACTCGACCGCCGGCGCGGCCACAGCCGGCCACCCGTACGGGAGATCGCCGGACTGCGGCTGGACCCGTTCCGCCGCGAGGTCTACCGCGACGGCCGTTATGTCGCGCTCACCCGCAAACAGTTCGCGGTGCTCGAAGTCCTCGTCGCGGACGAAGGCGGTGTCGTCAGCGCCGAAGAGCTGCTGGAACGCGCGTGGGACGGGAACGCGGACCCGTTCACCAACGCCGTGCGCATCACGGTCTCGGCGCTGCGCAAACGGCTCGGCGAACCCTGGCTCATCGCGACGGTGCCCGGCGTCGGCTACCGCATCGACGCCGGAGGCGGAGACCGTGACTAG
- a CDS encoding ABC transporter substrate-binding protein: MSAPARRTRLVLVTGAAAALVLTGCTSREETSSAPSSGAGPAASAASAAPSADGCTLAKTGYPKVDLKTAIVGFSQSEKEANPFRIAETQSIRDEAAKLGIPADHLLTTNAQSDLNKQISDIKSLLDRGAQLLIVAPLNSDGLAPALDAAKAKKVPVVTVDRQVTSKPCTDYLTFIGSDFVKQGHRAAAALVKSTGGNGKVAILLGSSGNNVTTDRTKGFKDELAKTPGLSVVAEQTGDFDRSKGQNVMEQLIQTHPDLTAVYAENDEMGIGAVNALKTAGKAPGKDVKIVSVDGTRNAVQLIADGSYNAVIESNPRFGQLAFQTLQQFEDGQPIAPSIVISDDSYDESNAAQKVGNAF; encoded by the coding sequence CTGTCCGCCCCTGCCCGCCGCACCCGGCTGGTCCTCGTGACCGGTGCCGCCGCGGCCCTCGTCCTCACCGGCTGCACCAGCCGAGAGGAGACCTCGTCCGCGCCTTCCAGCGGCGCCGGCCCGGCTGCCTCGGCCGCCTCCGCGGCCCCGTCCGCGGACGGCTGCACGCTGGCCAAGACCGGGTATCCCAAGGTCGACCTGAAGACCGCGATCGTCGGCTTCTCCCAGTCGGAGAAGGAGGCCAACCCGTTCCGGATCGCGGAGACGCAGTCCATCCGCGACGAGGCGGCCAAGCTCGGCATCCCGGCCGACCACCTGCTCACCACCAACGCGCAGAGCGACCTCAACAAGCAGATCAGTGACATCAAGTCACTGCTCGACCGGGGCGCGCAGCTGCTCATCGTGGCCCCGCTGAACTCCGACGGCCTGGCGCCCGCGCTCGACGCGGCGAAGGCCAAGAAGGTCCCCGTGGTCACCGTCGACCGCCAGGTGACCTCGAAGCCGTGCACCGACTACCTGACGTTCATCGGCTCCGACTTCGTGAAGCAGGGCCACCGGGCCGCCGCCGCGCTGGTGAAGTCGACCGGCGGCAACGGCAAGGTCGCGATCCTGCTCGGCTCCTCGGGCAACAACGTGACGACCGACCGCACCAAGGGCTTCAAGGACGAGCTGGCCAAGACCCCCGGCCTGTCCGTGGTGGCCGAGCAGACCGGCGACTTCGACCGGTCCAAGGGCCAGAACGTGATGGAGCAGCTGATCCAGACCCACCCCGACCTCACCGCCGTGTACGCGGAGAACGACGAGATGGGCATCGGCGCCGTCAACGCGCTGAAGACCGCGGGCAAGGCACCGGGCAAGGACGTCAAGATCGTGTCGGTCGACGGCACGCGCAACGCCGTGCAGCTGATCGCCGACGGCAGCTACAACGCCGTGATCGAGTCGAACCCGCGCTTCGGCCAGCTCGCCTTCCAGACGCTGCAGCAGTTCGAGGACGGGCAGCCGATCGCGCCGAGCATCGTGATCTCCGATGACTCCTACGACGAGTCGAACGCGGCCCAGAAGGTCGGGAACGCGTTCTGA
- a CDS encoding pyridoxamine 5'-phosphate oxidase family protein, translating into MTTDSLTTEDLEFLRRPLHGFLTVAAGPLPPQPRPVWFEATDEGTIQLFTEPDALKVRRVARDPRASIVVAAPVGEREHWLSIAGHATVEPDGGHDLAARLAARYWDLDDPARAGALAEILATEQVRLVIRAEAVRRYRS; encoded by the coding sequence ATGACCACCGATTCGCTGACCACCGAAGACCTCGAGTTCCTCCGCCGCCCCCTGCACGGCTTCCTGACCGTGGCCGCCGGCCCGCTCCCGCCCCAGCCCCGTCCGGTCTGGTTCGAGGCCACCGACGAAGGCACGATCCAGCTCTTCACCGAACCCGACGCGCTCAAGGTGCGGCGCGTGGCCCGCGACCCGCGCGCCTCGATCGTCGTCGCCGCCCCGGTGGGCGAACGCGAGCACTGGCTGTCCATCGCCGGCCACGCCACGGTCGAACCCGACGGGGGCCACGACCTGGCCGCCCGTCTCGCCGCCCGCTACTGGGACCTCGACGACCCGGCCCGCGCCGGCGCCCTCGCCGAGATCCTGGCGACCGAGCAGGTTCGCCTCGTCATCCGTGCGGAGGCCGTGCGCCGCTACCGGTCCTGA
- a CDS encoding NAD(P)H-binding protein, with product MSNSNTLVLGATGKTGRRVAARLRLRGTPVRAASRSSETRFDWSDPGSWDAALRDIAAAYVVAPFVPGPAHEFVARAEAAGVRRLVLLSGRGADTWGDSAFGLDMRSAEEAVRGSSLEWTVLRPSNFAQNFDEDVFHAPLVAGELALPAGPVPEPFIDIDDVADAAAKVLAEPGKHAGRVYELTGPRAITFGEAVELISRASGKPMTYKQISPAEYTATLVEAGLSEEDAHHVAEMFVLMERWLLAVTTDDLATLLGRAPRTFEDYVVRAAAAGAWPR from the coding sequence ATGAGCAACAGCAACACTCTCGTCCTCGGCGCGACCGGCAAGACCGGCCGACGGGTCGCCGCCCGCTTGCGGCTGCGCGGCACGCCGGTGCGCGCGGCCTCCCGTTCGAGCGAGACCCGGTTCGACTGGTCCGACCCCGGCAGCTGGGACGCGGCTCTGCGGGATATCGCCGCCGCGTACGTGGTGGCCCCGTTCGTGCCGGGCCCGGCGCACGAGTTCGTGGCCAGGGCCGAGGCCGCCGGCGTGCGGCGGCTGGTCCTGCTGTCCGGGCGCGGCGCCGACACCTGGGGCGACTCCGCGTTCGGGCTGGACATGCGTTCGGCCGAGGAAGCCGTGCGCGGCTCGTCGCTGGAGTGGACCGTCCTGCGGCCGTCGAACTTCGCGCAGAACTTCGACGAGGACGTCTTCCACGCCCCGCTGGTCGCCGGGGAACTGGCGCTCCCGGCCGGCCCGGTCCCCGAGCCGTTCATCGACATCGACGACGTCGCCGACGCCGCGGCCAAGGTGCTGGCCGAGCCCGGCAAGCACGCCGGACGCGTCTACGAGCTGACCGGGCCGCGGGCGATCACCTTCGGCGAGGCCGTCGAGCTGATCTCCCGGGCGTCCGGGAAACCCATGACCTACAAGCAGATCTCCCCCGCCGAGTACACCGCGACACTGGTCGAAGCAGGCCTGAGCGAGGAAGACGCCCACCACGTCGCCGAGATGTTCGTGCTGATGGAACGCTGGCTGCTCGCCGTGACCACCGATGACCTCGCCACCCTGCTGGGACGGGCGCCCCGGACCTTCGAGGACTACGTCGTGCGGGCCGCGGCGGCGGGCGCCTGGCCGCGCTGA
- a CDS encoding sugar ABC transporter ATP-binding protein: MTSTADEDVVTTSAPVLEVAGVTKRFPGTVALDDVSFSLRRGEVHALVGENGAGKSTLIKVLTGVYRPDEGEVRHLGEPVGFRRPIDAQRAGISTIYQEVNLVPLMSIASNVFLGREPRTRAGLVDWAKMNADARELLKGYGIETDVRRPLHTLGVGAQQMVALARAVSTDAGVVVMDEPTSSLEPREVDTLFEVLARLHAEGIAVIYVSHRLDELYRVCDSVTVLRDGKVVHSGPLKPLPRIELVSMMLGREIRQIRAEGVTAFGEEHHAEREPLLRAENLSGGHKLRDVSVSVRPGEVVGLAGLLGSGRSETARALVGAFPLDGGTVLVAGKPLKRGRIAAAMRAGIALLAEDRKSDGIIPNLSVRENIVLAALPSLSTWGFVNRAKQDRVVRTFMDRLRIKAASPEQKVSELSGGNQQKVLLARWLATGPKILLLDEPTRGIDVGAKAEVQALIDELAREGLAVLLISSELEELLDGADRVVVLRDGSVAGELTGEAITEDNVLAAIAAGGDDVD; encoded by the coding sequence ATGACGAGCACGGCCGACGAGGACGTGGTGACCACGTCCGCACCGGTGCTCGAGGTGGCCGGGGTGACCAAGCGGTTCCCCGGCACGGTGGCCCTCGACGACGTCTCGTTCTCCCTGCGCCGCGGCGAGGTCCACGCCCTGGTCGGGGAGAACGGCGCCGGCAAGTCCACTTTGATCAAGGTCCTCACCGGCGTGTACCGGCCGGACGAGGGCGAGGTCCGCCACCTCGGTGAGCCGGTCGGGTTCCGCCGGCCGATCGACGCGCAGCGCGCCGGCATCTCCACGATCTACCAGGAGGTCAACCTCGTCCCCCTGATGAGCATCGCGAGCAACGTCTTCCTCGGCCGCGAGCCGCGCACCCGCGCGGGCCTGGTGGACTGGGCGAAGATGAACGCGGACGCGCGCGAACTGCTCAAGGGGTACGGGATCGAGACCGACGTGCGGCGCCCGCTGCACACGCTCGGCGTCGGCGCGCAGCAGATGGTCGCGCTGGCGCGGGCGGTGTCCACGGACGCCGGCGTGGTGGTGATGGACGAGCCGACGTCGTCGCTCGAACCGCGTGAGGTGGACACGCTGTTCGAGGTGCTGGCCCGGCTGCACGCCGAGGGCATCGCGGTGATCTACGTGAGCCACCGGCTCGACGAGCTGTACCGGGTCTGCGACAGCGTCACGGTGCTGCGCGACGGCAAGGTCGTCCACAGTGGACCGTTGAAGCCGCTGCCGCGGATCGAGCTGGTGTCCATGATGCTGGGCCGGGAGATCCGGCAGATCCGGGCCGAGGGGGTCACCGCGTTCGGCGAGGAGCACCATGCCGAGCGGGAACCGTTGCTGCGCGCGGAAAACCTCTCCGGCGGCCACAAGCTCCGCGACGTCTCGGTCAGCGTGCGGCCCGGCGAGGTCGTCGGGCTGGCCGGGCTGCTCGGGTCCGGCCGCAGTGAGACGGCGCGGGCGCTGGTCGGCGCGTTCCCGCTCGACGGCGGCACCGTGCTGGTCGCCGGGAAGCCGCTGAAGCGCGGCCGGATCGCGGCCGCCATGCGCGCCGGGATCGCCCTGCTCGCCGAGGACCGCAAGTCCGACGGGATCATCCCGAACCTGTCCGTGCGCGAGAACATCGTGCTGGCCGCGCTGCCGTCGTTGTCCACCTGGGGTTTCGTCAACCGGGCCAAGCAGGACCGGGTGGTGCGGACGTTCATGGACCGGCTGCGGATCAAGGCGGCGAGCCCGGAGCAGAAGGTGTCCGAGCTGTCCGGCGGCAACCAGCAGAAGGTGCTGCTGGCCCGCTGGCTCGCCACCGGGCCGAAGATCCTGCTGCTCGACGAGCCGACGCGCGGCATCGATGTCGGGGCCAAGGCCGAGGTACAGGCCCTGATCGACGAGCTGGCCCGGGAGGGCCTCGCCGTGCTGCTGATCTCCTCGGAGCTGGAAGAGCTGCTCGACGGCGCCGACCGGGTGGTGGTGCTGCGCGACGGTTCCGTCGCCGGCGAGCTGACCGGCGAGGCCATCACCGAGGACAACGTGCTGGCCGCGATCGCGGCGGGGGGCGACGATGTCGACTGA
- a CDS encoding M15 family metallopeptidase, giving the protein MPSLESARTRPPQSHGAVPDPVTPFDDGAAAVANLDPALLSALRRAATAAAADGVEFRVNGGWRSPEYQEWLFAEAVSRYGSAAEAIRWVATPDTSAHVSGHAVDVGPSAARAWLSEHGTAYGLCQIYRNEPWHYELRPEAVEAGCPPMYADPTEDPRMQR; this is encoded by the coding sequence ATGCCCTCCCTCGAATCAGCACGAACCCGCCCGCCGCAGTCCCACGGCGCCGTCCCCGACCCCGTGACGCCCTTCGACGACGGGGCGGCGGCCGTGGCCAACCTCGACCCCGCGCTGCTGAGTGCTTTGCGCCGGGCCGCCACCGCCGCCGCGGCCGACGGCGTCGAGTTCCGCGTCAACGGCGGCTGGCGTTCCCCGGAATACCAGGAATGGCTGTTCGCCGAGGCGGTCTCGAGGTACGGCTCCGCGGCCGAAGCCATCCGGTGGGTGGCCACCCCGGACACGTCCGCCCACGTGTCCGGCCACGCCGTCGACGTCGGCCCCTCCGCCGCCAGGGCGTGGCTGTCCGAGCACGGCACGGCGTACGGGCTGTGCCAGATCTATCGGAACGAACCGTGGCACTACGAGCTGCGGCCGGAAGCAGTCGAGGCGGGCTGTCCGCCGATGTACGCGGATCCGACCGAGGACCCGAGGATGCAACGGTGA
- a CDS encoding LacI family DNA-binding transcriptional regulator — translation MAVTLKDVATLAGVSVKTVSNVVNGYAFVKPDNRRRVEEALAVTGYRPNVGARNLRRGRTGFLALMVPELSIPYFGELAGLVITAAQRRGWSVLIEQTQGTRARERATLDSLGPHLVDGALVHPEALEAGDFPDLDNGIPMVMLGEHAVDVPIDRVAIDNVVAAHTAVSHLLSLGRRRIAAIGVNPARGTASLRLEGYQAALADAGLSVVDSLLAPAAKYHRAVGAAAMKNLLALKEPPDAVFCFNDLLAVGALRAAAERGLNVPGDIAIVGFDNTEESAFSLPSLTTIAPDKAAIAEAAIELIHGRLTIGTDGAPREIQPPFSLEIRESTVGVEAGAG, via the coding sequence TTGGCCGTGACGCTCAAGGACGTCGCCACACTCGCGGGAGTGTCGGTGAAGACCGTGTCCAACGTAGTGAACGGGTACGCGTTCGTGAAGCCCGACAATCGGCGCCGCGTCGAGGAGGCGCTGGCGGTCACGGGCTACCGGCCCAACGTCGGCGCCCGCAACCTGCGGCGCGGCCGCACCGGCTTCCTCGCGCTGATGGTGCCGGAGCTGAGCATCCCGTACTTCGGCGAGCTGGCCGGGCTGGTGATCACGGCGGCGCAGCGGCGTGGCTGGAGCGTGCTGATCGAGCAGACGCAGGGCACGCGCGCGCGGGAACGGGCCACTTTGGACTCACTGGGCCCGCACCTGGTCGACGGCGCGCTGGTGCACCCGGAGGCGCTGGAGGCCGGTGACTTCCCGGACCTGGACAACGGAATCCCGATGGTGATGCTGGGCGAGCACGCCGTGGACGTGCCGATCGACCGGGTGGCGATCGACAACGTGGTGGCCGCGCACACCGCCGTCTCGCACCTGCTCTCACTGGGCCGGCGCCGGATCGCCGCGATCGGCGTCAACCCGGCGAGAGGCACCGCGTCGCTGCGGCTCGAGGGCTACCAGGCGGCGCTGGCGGACGCCGGACTGTCCGTTGTGGACTCCCTGCTCGCCCCGGCGGCGAAGTACCACCGCGCGGTCGGCGCCGCGGCGATGAAGAACCTGCTGGCGCTGAAGGAGCCGCCGGACGCGGTGTTCTGCTTCAACGACCTGCTGGCCGTCGGCGCGTTGCGCGCGGCCGCCGAGCGCGGGCTGAACGTGCCGGGCGACATCGCCATCGTCGGGTTCGACAACACCGAGGAGAGCGCGTTCAGCCTGCCCTCGCTGACCACGATCGCGCCGGACAAGGCGGCCATCGCGGAGGCCGCCATCGAGCTGATCCACGGCAGGCTGACCATCGGCACGGACGGGGCGCCGCGGGAGATCCAGCCGCCGTTTTCCTTGGAGATAAGGGAAAGCACGGTGGGGGTCGAGGCCGGGGCCGGCTAG